A window of the Amycolatopsis solani genome harbors these coding sequences:
- a CDS encoding MinD/ParA family ATP-binding protein, producing the protein MTGPSEESAPGHPEQAEQAAAPQQPGLFADDRTDSHPHPETSGAYDVQPTQAVPPPNPAVSGPHQVNPAVSGPHQVNPAVSGPHQVPPGPQYGYDQNLPPLQPQYGDPAQQYAQGQYPQQPSGLPQPQGGRHAAPAQPPGHGHDLSTAHLVKQVKRPPQSGWRKALYVGSGKLVNPGESPADTRRRELIARVNQPLRGCYKIAMLSLKGGVGKTTVTTTLGATFASLRGDRVVAVDANPDRGTLSQKLPLETTATVRHLLRDAARITRYSDVRSYTSQGSSRLEILASEQDPAVSEAFSEDDYRRTVNLLEHFYNIVLTDCGTGLMHSAMKGVLDVADALVVVSSGSVDGARSASATLDWLEAHGYGELVKRSVAVINSVRPKGGSVDLDKLSAHFGAKVRAVCKVPFDPHLEEGAEIELDRLSGDTRLALLELAATVADGFATPLSQGYR; encoded by the coding sequence GTGACCGGACCCAGCGAAGAATCGGCTCCTGGCCACCCCGAACAGGCTGAACAGGCGGCTGCACCGCAGCAACCGGGCCTGTTCGCCGACGACCGGACGGACTCCCACCCGCACCCGGAGACGTCCGGGGCCTACGACGTGCAGCCCACGCAGGCCGTCCCGCCGCCCAACCCGGCGGTGTCCGGCCCGCACCAGGTCAACCCGGCCGTGTCGGGGCCGCACCAGGTGAACCCGGCGGTGTCCGGGCCGCACCAGGTGCCCCCGGGACCGCAGTACGGCTACGACCAGAACCTGCCGCCGCTGCAGCCGCAGTACGGCGACCCGGCGCAGCAGTACGCCCAGGGCCAGTACCCGCAGCAGCCGTCGGGCCTGCCGCAGCCCCAGGGCGGGCGGCACGCGGCACCGGCGCAGCCGCCGGGCCACGGCCACGACCTGTCCACCGCGCACCTGGTCAAGCAGGTGAAGCGGCCCCCGCAGTCCGGCTGGCGCAAGGCGCTCTACGTCGGCAGCGGCAAGCTGGTCAACCCGGGGGAGAGCCCGGCGGACACCCGTCGCCGCGAGCTCATCGCCCGCGTCAACCAGCCCCTGCGCGGCTGCTACAAGATCGCGATGCTGTCGCTGAAGGGCGGCGTCGGCAAGACCACGGTGACCACGACGCTGGGTGCGACGTTCGCCTCCCTGCGGGGTGACCGCGTGGTGGCGGTGGACGCCAACCCGGACCGCGGCACGCTGTCGCAGAAGCTCCCGCTGGAGACCACGGCGACCGTCCGCCACTTGCTGCGCGACGCGGCCCGCATCACGCGCTACAGCGACGTCCGGTCCTACACGTCCCAGGGCTCCAGCCGGCTGGAAATCCTCGCCAGCGAGCAGGACCCGGCCGTGTCCGAGGCCTTCTCCGAGGACGACTACCGGCGCACGGTCAACCTGCTCGAGCACTTCTACAACATCGTGCTCACCGACTGCGGCACCGGCCTGATGCACTCGGCGATGAAGGGCGTCCTGGACGTGGCGGACGCACTGGTGGTGGTCTCGTCCGGCTCGGTCGACGGCGCCCGCAGCGCCTCGGCGACCCTGGACTGGCTCGAGGCCCACGGCTACGGCGAGCTGGTCAAGCGCTCGGTCGCGGTGATCAACTCGGTCCGCCCCAAGGGCGGGTCGGTCGACCTCGACAAGCTGTCGGCCCACTTCGGCGCGAAGGTCCGCGCGGTCTGCAAGGTGCCGTTCGACCCGCACCTGGAGGAAGGCGCGGAGATCGAGCTGGACCGGCTGAGTGGCGACACGCGCTTGGCGCTGCTGGAGCTTGCGGCGACGGTCGCCGACGGCTTCGCGACCCCGCTCTCGCAGGGCTACCGCTGA
- the ccsB gene encoding c-type cytochrome biogenesis protein CcsB, which yields MPINETLSQYSDWLYTTAAAIYVVALMMTLIEQGFGAKGRLAMERAQRRSRELVGAGGPPAEEAPAAPREVGRPERIGRMGASLLVLGALLQLSAIVLRGLAVHRAPWGNMYEYGMAVTFITVVTWILVMWKFPVRHLTGFLLLPVVILMFINGTLLYTIAAPVQPALQSYWLVIHVSAAIIGSGVFLVPGVASVLYLFRAAYEKDETKFARFASKLPAADVLDRIAYRTTIFAFPVFTFGVLCGAVWAESAWGRFWGWDPKETVAFIAWVVYAAYLHSRATAGWRGARAAAINIVGFAAIIFNLFFVNLVTAGLHSYAGVG from the coding sequence ATGCCGATCAACGAGACGCTGTCGCAGTACAGCGACTGGCTGTACACCACCGCCGCGGCGATCTACGTCGTCGCGCTGATGATGACGCTGATCGAGCAGGGCTTCGGCGCCAAGGGCCGGCTCGCCATGGAGCGCGCCCAGCGCCGCTCGCGCGAGCTCGTCGGCGCCGGTGGCCCGCCGGCCGAGGAGGCCCCGGCCGCGCCCCGCGAGGTCGGCCGCCCCGAGCGGATCGGCCGCATGGGCGCTTCGCTGCTCGTGCTCGGCGCGCTGCTGCAGCTGTCGGCGATCGTGCTGCGCGGGCTCGCCGTGCACCGCGCGCCCTGGGGCAACATGTACGAGTACGGCATGGCGGTCACCTTCATCACGGTGGTCACCTGGATCCTCGTGATGTGGAAGTTCCCGGTCCGCCACCTCACCGGCTTCCTGCTGCTGCCCGTCGTGATCCTGATGTTCATCAACGGCACGCTGCTGTACACGATCGCGGCGCCGGTCCAGCCCGCGCTGCAGTCGTACTGGCTGGTCATCCACGTCTCGGCGGCCATCATCGGCTCCGGCGTCTTCCTCGTGCCGGGTGTCGCCAGCGTTCTTTACCTGTTCCGCGCGGCGTACGAGAAGGACGAGACGAAGTTCGCCCGGTTCGCCTCGAAGCTGCCCGCGGCCGACGTCCTCGACCGGATCGCCTACCGGACGACGATCTTCGCCTTCCCGGTCTTCACCTTCGGCGTGCTCTGCGGCGCCGTCTGGGCCGAATCGGCGTGGGGCCGGTTCTGGGGCTGGGACCCCAAGGAGACCGTCGCGTTCATCGCCTGGGTGGTCTACGCGGCCTACCTGCACTCGCGGGCGACCGCGGGCTGGCGCGGGGCCCGGGCCGCGGCCATCAACATCGTGGGGTTCGCCGCGATCATCTTCAACCTGTTCTTCGTGAACCTCGTCACCGCGGGCCTGCACTCCTACGCCGGGGTGGGCTGA